The following coding sequences lie in one Bradysia coprophila strain Holo2 chromosome X unlocalized genomic scaffold, BU_Bcop_v1 contig_306, whole genome shotgun sequence genomic window:
- the LOC119069393 gene encoding uncharacterized protein LOC119069393: protein MSSINRGKLYKDLFCAYSKAYSETKSKQSIQDNVNNIWSNIKNDSNVASLIEARISELNKIKARKQVSLHTLWLRASEKGNGFSVKAPEESTNRSSPVVENEEIVHPTTSQKTAASNVIEEEGAPSNKETQIDVTDQVQSVKANPTPAQCSIKSEIVVLLSDVKALKMRRDCGLLTENMESELKLKTKNLEALRKRLKKKERDMIRHRKRRLRKKASLENACENNPDLKKKLSIRGKVGRPRIEEDQPYLLKAIIDLAMHGSAAHERRRDDSIRTVKTLDDLVTKLREDYGYNLSRSATYLRLLPKRANSTEGKRHVNSVPVKLIRPDNDLHKDHMDGRFAKTTISHIDSMASLLGPNEVTYISQDDKAKVAIGLPAASKQAPLLMHMEYRVKLPDHDFVIAKGHKLTPSVYGFCQIKANGGGDASAISYSGPTFVAIRSSKHSSSTAFSHARDLEQIYEKSEFSEFTHTTIGGKLKPKPVLVCIVDGGPDENPRYEKVISMAVHHFVQLDLDAIMIACNAPGRSAFNRTFKQSIDSQGQTVDIELEKQNFSYTGKALAEVWSDTLIDGHLTVADYIKPEQSDIDQASIISKDEKWCSRHVHQSQYLLQILKCSDNRCCKPRRSSLFRFLPKDGLPPPSPIIQSNEGLKHANINDIENYASLFVTLALQKIGHSHAIYDTYCPSVQSKLDSRTCSCNQYFSSVVSMKRHLKDNFICKKNIKIVKPVKILGTRGNESLVVVRYNVEEDVEWLPSVEVDGEFLDKDEQPSSSIIYDNETRLKPIWRTV, encoded by the exons ATGAGTTCCATCAATAGAGGAAAATTGTATAAAGACTTATTTTGTGCTTATTCAAAAGCATATTCCgaaacaaaatcgaaacaatCGATTCAGGACAATGTGAACAACATTTGGTCAAACATCAAAAACGATTCAAATGTTGCTAGTCTAATTGAGGCTAGAATTTCtgaactaaataaaattaaggCAAGAAAGCAGGTTAGTCTTCATACACTTTGGCTTCGTGCCAGTGAAAAAGGAAATGGTTTTAGTGTTAAAGCACCTGAAGAATCGACAAATCGATCAAGTCCCGTTGtcgaaaatgaagaaatagtACATCCAACGACTTCTCAAAAAACAGCCGCCTCGAATGTTATTGAAGAAGAAGGTGCACCATCAAACAAAGAAACACAAATCGATGTAACCGACCAGGTACAGAGCGTTAAAGCCAACCCAACTCCAGCTCAATGCAGCATAAAAAGTGAGATTGTGGTGTTACTATCAGATGTTAAAGCATTGAAAATGCGTCGAGATTGTGGACTGTTGACCGAAAATATGGAAAGTGAACTGAAATTAAAGACAAAGAATTTAGAAGCATTAAGGAAACGACTAAAAAAGAAAGAGCGTGATATGATTCGACACCGGAAACGACGCCTTAGAAAAAAGGCTTCGCTTGAAAATGCATGCGAAAATAATCCAGATCTAAAGAAGAAATTGAGCATTCGAGGCAAAGTGGGCCGACCACGTATCGAAGAAGATCAGCCGTATCTTTTAAAAGCTATTATTGACTTGGCCATGCATGGGTCTGCAGCGCACGAGAGGCGTCGAGACGATTCCATAAGAACAGTAAAAACCCTTGATGATCTAGTAACAAAACTGCGCGAAGATTATGGTTATAATTTGTCACGGAGTGCAACGTATTTGAGACTATTGCCTAAGAGAGCTAATTCAACCGAAGGAAAGCGTCATGTCAACTCTGTTCCAGTGAAGCTAATCCGACCTGACAACGACTTGCATAAAGATCATATGGACGGAAGgtttgccaaaacaacaatcaGTCATATTGACAGTATGGCTTCGTTATTAGGGCCGAATGAAGTGACATACATTAGCCAGGATGACAAAGCTAAGGTTGCAATAGGCCTACCAGCGGCATCCAAACAAGCGCCATTGCTAATGCACATGGAGTACAG aGTCAAGCTTCCCGATCACGACTTTGTGATAGCGAAAGGACACAAACTGACTCCATCGGTTTATGGATTCTGTCAAATTAAGGCAAACGGTGGTGGCGATGCGTCAGCGATAAGCTATTCAGGTCCAACGTTTGTGGCTATAAG GTCATCCAAGCACTCTTCGTCTACAGCTTTTTCGCACGCACGGGATTTGGAACAGATCTACGAAAAGTCTGAATTCAGCGAATTTACACATACGACGATCGGTGGAAAACTGAAACCAAAACCGGTTCTTGTTTGTATTGTGGACG GTGGGCCAGACGAAAATCCGCGTTACGAAAAGGTTATTAGCATGGCAGTTCATCATTTCGTGCAACTAGACTTAGATGCCATCATGATCGCGTGCAATGCACCAGGACGTAGTGCCTTCAACCGGACCTTTAAGCAGAGCATTGACAG TCAGGGACAAACTGTTGATATAGAATTGGAGAAGCAGAATTTCTCATACACCGGCAAGGCTCTAGCAGAAGTCTGGTCAGATACACTTATTGATGGACATTTGACTGTAGCTGA TTATATAAAGCCTGAACAATCTGATATCGATCAGGCATCGATCATCTCGAAGGACGAAAAGTGGTGCAGCCGACATGTGCATCAGTCTCAGTATTTGCTTCAAATACTCAAATGTTCTGACAATCGTTGCTGTAAACCAAGGCGTAGTTCTCTGTTTCGATTTCTGCCCAAGGACGGCTTGCCACCACCGTCGCCTATAATACAGTCAAACGAAGGATTGAAACACGCCAACATCAACGATATTGAAAACTATGCGTCATTATTCGTGACGCTGGCACTACAAAAGATTGGGCATTCACATGCCATTTATGACACCTATTGTCCTTCGGTGCAATCAAAACTCGATTCACGAACATGCTCGTGCAATCAATATTTCAGTTCCGTTGTCTCGATGAAACGACATTtgaaagacaattttatttgtaaaaaaaacataaagaTCGTTAAGCCTGTGAAAATTCTCGGAACACGAGGGAATGAGTCGTTAGTTGTAGTCCGCTATAATGTTGAAGAAGATGTCGAGTGGCTTCCGAGTGTGGAGGTAGACGGTGAATTTTTAGATAAAGACGAACAACCTTCGAGTAGTATAATTTATGACAATGAAACAAGATTAAAACCAATTTGGAGAACTGtttaa